In one Betta splendens chromosome 14, fBetSpl5.4, whole genome shotgun sequence genomic region, the following are encoded:
- the c14h5orf24 gene encoding UPF0461 protein C5orf24 homolog, with protein MMRQVSGGDFCMNSRPSCLAEDGHHAAHFDLCASQSNKFYPPPPSSLQMTLAPMALPAHSHKPMVCQRQEAPDPRTPKGTKSSDPDDGKKKSKASGKTGRRGRPLGTTKLAGYRTSTGRPLGTTRAAGFKTSPGRPLGTTRAAGYKVSPGRPPGSIKGLSRLNKLAYGSGCSGAAFPYPLPHKDLLCEPSCKDKAANE; from the coding sequence ATGATGCGCCAGGTGAGCGGCGGTGACTTCTGCATGAACAGCCGGCCGTCGTGTTTGGCCGAGGACGGGCACCACGCGGCCCACTTCGACCTGTGCGCCTCCCAGTCCAACAAGTTCTACCCGCCGCCCCCCTCGTCCCTGCAGATGACGCTGGCGCCCATGGCTCTGCCCGCCCACAGCCACAAGCCCATGGTGTGTCAGCGACAGGAGGCGCCGGACCCGCGCACGCCCAAAGGCACCAAAAGCTCCGACCCGGACGACGGCAAGAAGAAGAGCAAGGCGTCGGGGAAGACGGGGCGGCGCGGGAGGCCGCTGGGAACCACCAAGCTGGCCGGCTACAGAACCAGCACGGGCCGGCCGCTCGGCACCACGCGGGCCGCCGGGTTCAAGACGAGCCCGGGGCGGCCGCTGGGCACCACCCGAGCGGCCGGGTACAAGGTGAGCCCGGGGCGGCCGCCCGGCAGCATCAAGGGCCTGTCCCGCCTCAACAAACTGGCCTacggcagcggctgcagcggcgccgccttCCCGTACCCGCTGCCGCACAAGGACCTGCTCTGTGAACCCTCCTGCAAAGACAAGGCGGCCAACGAGTGA
- the ddx46 gene encoding probable ATP-dependent RNA helicase DDX46 produces the protein MGRESRHYRKRSTSRGRSGSRSKSRSPDKRSKKEDRDRDRSRRERSRSRDRRRSRSRDRKRARRSRSRDRRRSRSRDRRRSGSRTRTRRSRSGSPSKSKKTDEKSRSKEKDSVEPLSEKKKVKEEKEDEKAEDQDFDQNKLEEEMRKRKERVEKWREEQRKKAIENIGEIKKELEEMKQGKKWSLEDDDDDDEDGSAPMEGDDDEDGDGKEESKEKEIKEEKKEEGEKEKESPMELQPEEDDVDPLDAYMEEVKQEVKKFNMGAMKGNDKKGAMTVTKVVTVVKTKKGPHTHKKKGELMENDQDAMEYSSEEEEVDLQTALTGFQTKQRKVLEPVDHGKIQYESYRKNFYVEVPELAKMTQEEVNTYRLELEGITVKGKGCPKPIKTWVQCGVSMKILNALKKHSYEKPTPIQAQAIPAIMSGRDLIGIAKTGSGKTIAFLLPMFRHIMDQRPLEDSEGPISVIMTPTRELALQITKECKKFSKPLGLRVVCVYGGTGISEQIAELKRGAEIIVCTPGRMIDMLGANSGRVTNLRRVTYVVLDEADRMFDMGFEPQVMRIVDNVRPDRQTVMFSATFPRAMEALARRILAKPIEVQVGGRSVVCSDVEQHVLVIDEDQKFLKLLEILGHYQEKGSVIIFVDKQEHADGLLKDLMKASYPCMSLHGGIDQYDRDSIINDFKNGACRLMVATSVAARGLDVKQLILVVNYNCPNHYEDYVHRAGRTGRAGNKGYAYTFITEDQVRYAGDIIKALELSGAPVPPELEQLWASFKDQQKAEGKTIKSSSGFSGKGFKFDETEHALANERKKLQKAALGLQDSDDEDGALDIEEQIESMFNSKKRVKDLSAPGAAAGAAGTVSATAAAPGGLPGLGPTSAGNIQKLEMAKRLALKINAQKNLGAEAQDVMQQATNAILRGGTIMTPSVSAKTIAEQLAEKINAKLNYTPVEKLEEERQAAEQAETVKRYEEELEINDFPQTARWKVTSKEALQRIGEYSEAAITIRGTYFPPGKEPKEGERKIYLAIESANELAVQKAKTEITRLIKEELIRLQNSYQPTSKGRYKVL, from the exons ATGGGACGTGAGTCAAG acACTACAGGAAGCGCTCCACGTCTCGGGGGCGCTCAGGTAGTCGATCGAAGAGTCGCTCCCCGGACAAACGCTCCAAGAAAGAAGACCGGGACCGAGACCGAAGCAGGAGAGAACGATCCCGGAGTCGGGACCGCCGCAGGTCCCGGTCCAGAGACAGAAAGCGAGCTAG GCGCTCCAGGAGCCGTGACAGGAGAAGGTccagaagcagagacaggaggaggtcAGGGAGCAGGACCAGAACCCGAAGGTCTCGGTCTGGAAGCCccagcaaaagcaaaaaaacagatGAGAA ATCAAGgagcaaagaaaaagacagCGTAGAGCCTTTatctgaaaagaaaaaggtcaaagaggagaaagaggacgAGAAGGCAGAGGAT CAAGACTTTGACcaaaacaaactggaggaggagatgaggaagaggaaggagcgagTGGAGAAatggagggaggagcagaggaagaaagcCATTGAGAATATCGGCGAGATCAAGAAAGAActggaggagatgaagcagggcaaaaagtggagcctggaggatgatgatg atgatgatgaggatggttCAGCACCTATggaaggtgatgatgatgaagatggagatggaaaGGAAGAGAGTAAGGAGAAAGAGAttaaagaggagaagaaagaggaaggtgagaaggagaaggaaagtccaatggagctgcagccagaaGAGGATGACGTGGATCCTCTGGATGCCTACATGGAGGAGGTCAAACAGGAGGTTAAGAAGTTCAACATGGGAGCCATGAAGGGAAATGATAAG aAAGGAGCAATGACTGTAACCAAAGTGGTTACGGTTGTTAAAACCAAAAAAGGTCCTCACACTCACAAGAAGAAGGGTGAGCTGATGGAGAATGACCAGGACGCCATGGAG tattcatcagaagaggaggaagtggatcTGCAAACGGCTCTAACAGGCTTTCAGACCAAGCAGAGGAAAGTCCTTGAGCCTGTTGACCACGGAAAGATTCAGTACGAGTCTTATCGTAAAAACTTCTATGTGGAGGTGCCTGAACTGGCCAAAATGACTCAAGAAG AAGTAAACACATACAGGCTGGAACTGGAAGGCATCACTGTCAAAGGGAAGGGCTGCCCGAAACCCATCAAGACCTGGGTGCAGTGTGGAGTATCGATGAAGATCCTCAACGCTCTGAAAAA GCATAGCTATGAGAAGCCCACGCCCATCCAGGCTCAGGCCATCCCTGCAATCATGTCGGGCCGGGACCTTATTGGCATCGCTAAGACCGGCAGTGGGAAAACAATAGCCTTCCTGTTGCCTATGTTCAGACACATCATGGATCAAAGGCCCCTAGAAGACTCTGAGGGACCCATCT CTGTGATCATGACTCCGACTAGAGAGCTGGCTCTGCAGATCACCAAGGAATGTAAGAAGTTCTCTAAACCGCTGGGGCTCAGGGTGGTGTGTGTTTATGGAGGCACTGGTATCAGCGAACAG atTGCTGAGCtgaagagaggagcagagatcATTGTCTGCACACCAGGACGGATGATTGACATGTTGGGGGCCAACAGTG GTCGAGTCACCAACCTGCGCAGAGTGACGTATGTTGTGTTGGACGAAGCAGACAGGATGTTCGACATGGGCTTTGAGCCTCAG GTGATGCGCATTGTGGACAACGTGCGTCCCGACCGTCAGACCGTCATGTTTTCAGCTACCTTCCCTCGGGCCATGGAGGCGCTGGCTCGGAGGATCCTGGCCAAGCCCATCGAGGTTCAAGTGGGCGGTCGCAGTGTAGTCTGCTCTGACGTGGAGCAGCATGTG ctGGTTATTGATGAGGACCAGAAATTCTTGAAGTTGCTGGAGATTCTGGGTCACTACCAGGAAAAGGGCTCAGTCATCATCTTTGTGGACAAACAGGAGCATGCAGATGGACTCCTCAAAGACCTGATGAAGGCTTCTTACCCCTGCATGTCTCTACACGGAG GCATCGACCAGTACGACAGAGACAGCATCATCAATGACTTTAAAAACGGAGCCTGTCGTCTAATGGTGGCCACCTCTGTGGCCGCCAGAGGCCTGGATGTCAAGCAGCTCATCCTGGTGGTCAACTACAACTGTCCCAACCACTATGAGGACTACGTCCACAGGGCGGGGCGCACGGGCCGAGCAGGAAACAAG ggtTACGCTTACACCTTCATCACAGAGGATCAGGTTCGATATGCCGGCGATATCATCAAAGCCTTGGAACTGTCAGGGGCTCCTGTACCACCAGAACTCGAGCAGCTCTGGGCGTCTTTCAAAGACCAGCAGAAAGCG gaaggaaaaaccattaaaagcagcagcggcTTCTCAGGAAAAGGTTTCAAGTTTGATGAGACAGAACACGCTCTGGCCAACGAGAGGAAAAAGTTACAGAAAGCTGCTCTTGGACTGCAAGACTCTGACGACGAGGATGGGGCCCTGGAT ATCGAGGAGCAAATCGAGAGCATGTTCAACTCCAAGAAGAGAGTGAAGGACCTGTCTGCTCCCGGggcggctgctggagcagcaggaacggTCTCTGCCACGGCAGCTGCTCCAGGAGGACTCCCAGGCCTCGGACCCACATCTGCTGGAAACATCCAGAAACTGGAGATGGCCAAAAGGCTGGCGCTCAAGATCAACGCTCAGAAGAACCTGGGTGCTGAGGCTCAG gatgtGATGCAGCAGGCCACCAACGCCATCCTGCGAGGTGGCACGATCATGACACCCTCCGTGTCGGCTAAGACCATCGCGGAGCAGTTGGCGGAGAAGATCAATGCCAAGCTGAACTACACCCctgtggagaagctggaggaggagcggcaggcGGCTGAGCAGGCGGAGACCGTCAAGCGATacgaagaggagctggagattAATGACTTCCCTCAG ACGGCCAGGTGGAAGGTGACGTCCAAAGAAGCACTGCAGAGGATCGGCGAATACTCAGAAGCTGCGATCACCATCAGAGGAACCTACTTCCCTCCAGGCAAAGAGCCCAAAGAGGGGGAGCGCAAGATCTACCTGGCTATTGAAA GTGCTAATGAACTGGCTGTGCAGAAAGCCAAGACAGAGATCACGCGTTTGATCAAGGAAGAGCTCATCAGATTG cAAAACTCATACCAACCGACGAGCAAAGGCCGTTACAAAGTGCTGTAG
- the camlg gene encoding calcium signal-modulating cyclophilin ligand, producing the protein MESTEANEEKTGSVSAAQRRAEIRRKKLLMNSEDRMNRIVGFAKNEPENNGASRRAAEPRFHLELDRTELWSSPSSSPRPSPFLPEASVLSGHSRSATPERRGSPLPDCSELPPSLLEDSLRQRPRGERASDDVGGSPHRGFKKYLSRFDDAMKLRGQLANEKPSQDGGSDSEDFDPFRIFRLIGSILLAVFVRVFVCKYLSIFAPFLTLELAYMGLSKYFPKVEKKTKTTVLTAALLLSGIPAEVINRSMDTYRRMGDVFADLCVYFFTFILSHEILLLIGSETP; encoded by the exons ATGGAGTCTACGGAGGCCAACGAGGAGAAGACGGGCTCCGTGTCGGCGGCGCAGCGAAGAGCCGAGATCCGCAGGAAAAAGCTGCTCATGAATTCAGAAGACAGGATGAACAGGATCGTGGGCTTCGCCAAAAACGAGCCAGAAAACAACG GAGCATCGCGCCGTGCGGCAGAACCTCGCTTCCACCTCGAGCTTGACAGAACAGAGCTGTGGTCGTCACCTTCCTCTTCCCCTCGACCGTCTCCCTTCCTGCCAGAGGCTTCGGTCCTCAGCGGCCACTCCCGCAGCGCCACCCCAGAGAGGAGAGGCTCCCCGCTGCCAGACTGCAGCGAGCTGCCGCCTAGTTTGCTGGAAGACAGTCTTCGACAGAGACCCAGGGGCGAGCGGGCATCGGACGACGTCGGTGGCTCTCCACACAGAGGCTTCAAAAAGTACTTATCTCGTTTTGACGATGCCATGAAACTGCGGGGTCAACTGGCCAACGAGAAGCCGTCACAGGACGGAGGCTCGGACTCTGAGGATTTTGATCCTTTCAGAATCTTCAGGCTGATCGGCAGCATCCTGCTCGCTGTTTTTGTCAGAGTTTTTGTCTGCAAGTATCTG TCAATATTTGCTCCATTTCTGACTCTGGAGCTGGCCTACATGGGGCTGTCCAAATACTTTCCAAAG GTAGAAAAGAAGACCAAGACCACCGTGCTAAccgctgccctgctgctgtCCGGTATCCCAGCCGAGGTCATCAACCGCTCCATGGACACCTACAGGAGGATGGGGGACGTCTTCGCTGACCTCTGCGTTTACTTCTTCACCTTCATCCTTTCACATGAAATCCTTCTGCTAATTGGTTCAGAAACTCCCTGA